The Dioscorea cayenensis subsp. rotundata cultivar TDr96_F1 chromosome 7, TDr96_F1_v2_PseudoChromosome.rev07_lg8_w22 25.fasta, whole genome shotgun sequence genome includes a region encoding these proteins:
- the LOC120265311 gene encoding protein NRT1/ PTR FAMILY 2.7-like: MNRAAVIQEGDVAIDGSIARPWSLCTVEEVEDLKTLICIVPLWTSTIFISVCIATQVSLSILQALNMDRSLGAHFSVPVGSFSVTASIATCLTLFILDRAIYPLCHRLTSYTPTSLQCVGIGQVFNIAAMAASALVEQRRSIIVHEHQAESQPNWIAPMSAFWLVLPYVFTGVGEAFHYPGQIAFYYQEFPESLKSTATGIIAVILSIGYYASTGLVAVVRQTTSWLPDNLNSSRLENVYWLLTVMTSINFAYYILCAKLHKYKRDKNVVVAANSE; this comes from the coding sequence ATGAACAGAGCTGCGGTGATACAAGAAGGGGACGTAGCCATAGACGGCAGCATAGCCCGGCCATGGAGCTTGTGCACTGTTGAAGAAGTAGAGGATCTAAAAACACTAATCTGCATTGTTCCTCTCTGGACCTCCACCATCTTCATCAGTGTCTGCATCGCCACCCAAGTCAGCCTCTCCATCCTCCAAGCTTTAAACATGGATCGTTCCCTTGGCGCCCATTTCTCTGTCCCCGTCGGCTCCTTTTCCGTCACCGCCTCCATCGCCACTTGCCTCACTCTCTTCATCCTCGACCGTGCCATCTATCCTCTCTGTCACCGTCTCACTTCCTATACTCCCACGTCTCTCCAATGCGTCGGCATTGGCCAAGTTTTCAACATCGCCGCCATGGCTGCCTCCGCTCTCGTTGAGCAACGGCGTTCAATCATTGTTCATGAACACCAAGCTGAAAGCCAACCTAACTGGATTGCGCCAATGTCGGCGTTTTGGCTTGTGTTGCCTTATGTGTTCACCGGTGTCGGAGAAGCCTTTCACTATCCGGGACAGATAGCATTTTACTACCAGGAGTTTCCTGAATCTTTGAAAAGCACAGCAACCGGGATAATTGCCGTCATTTTGTCTATAGGGTATTATGCCAGCACAGGGCTGGTGGCGGTGGTCCGGCAAACCACCAGTTGGCTGCCGGATAACTTGAACTCATCTAGATTAGAGAATGTCTATTGGTTGTTGACAGTGATGACTAGTATCAACTTCGCTTACTATATTTTGTGTGCTAAGCTTCATAAGTACAAGAGAGACAAGAACGTAGTTGTTGCTGCAAACTCCGAATAG
- the LOC120265313 gene encoding uncharacterized protein LOC120265313 produces the protein MATSSSSEVSLPTLPIFKGEGYERWSVKMKTLFRSLKLWKVVEDGVLTTGTETQQEESQQADARAMYIIQQSVDDAIFDRIQDLATAKEAWELIQKLYHGPSRVVSIRKQTLRQRFEVLQMKESEDIQEYIKRVITIVNQSKSLGYQISNEDVVSKILRSLTPRYDMCVTAIEEARDIAEMSLEELTGSLQAHEARLSRFMDKPEEKAFNVKGEASSSREHDRGAARGRGRDYSRGRGRGRGRFRGRGRGFVPRHPSGEDHGVQKSFKNNVQCYHCKMVWTY, from the coding sequence ATGGctacatcatcttcttcagAAGTTTCTCTTCCAACTCTTCCTATCTTTAAGGGAGAGGGTTATGAGAGGTGGAGTGTTAAGATGAAGACACTTTTTCGGTCTTTAAAATTATGGAAGGTAGTTGAAGATGGAGTCTTGACTACTGGTACAGAAACTCAGCAAGAAGAAAGCCAACAAGCAGATGCACGAGCCATGTATATCATTCAGCAATCTGTGGATGACGCTATATTCGATAGAATTCAAGACCTTGCAACTGCTAAAGAAGCCTGGGAGTTGATTCAGAAGCTTTATCATGGCCCTTCAAGAGTGGTGTCTATTAGAAAGCAAACTTTAAGACAAAGGTTTGAAGTGTTGCAAATGAAGGAATCTGAGGATATTCAAGAGTACATTAAAAGGGTAATCACAATTGTTAATCAAAGTAAAAGCTTGGGCTATCAAATCTCTAATGAGGATGTAGTATCTAAAATCCTTAGGAGTTTGACTCCGAGGTATGACATGTGCGTCACAGCCATTGAGGAAGCCAGGGACATAGCTGAGATGAGCTTGGAAGAATTGACAGGTTCTCTTCAGGCCCATGAAGCCAGACTAAGCAGGTTTATGGACAAACCAGAAGAAAAAGCTTTCAATGTCAAGggtgaagcttcatcatcaagagaACATGATAGAGGAGCAGCCAGAGGAAGAGGGAGAGACTACtcaagaggaagaggaagaggaagaggaaggttTAGAGGAAGAGGCAGAGGCTTTGTTCCGCGGCATCCAAGTGGAGAAGACCATGGAGTGCAAAAATCATTCAAGAATAATGTCCAATGCTATCATTGCAAAATGGTATGGACATACTAA
- the LOC120264794 gene encoding protein NRT1/ PTR FAMILY 2.3-like, whose translation MASKEQDDQSQSDVAHDHESQTTPKQGGWITFPFIIGNVFGMSLIFSGTMGNFIVYLIKHYNFKSIDAAQLFNIINGSSSFSPLLGAIISDSFFGCLPVITFSTVASLFSMILLTLTAGIKAFRPTNSHTAASSGQLALLYTALALLVVGTGGSRFNTMTMGADQLSNVDDQNIFFNWYFIVFYMAGVIGNTVITYIEDSISWELGYGICSAVNALVVLFMLLGVKYYRRPGMKENPFTAIVRVIVAGIRKRKLTLPAETETVTYYHRPSEKADQPPSQTFRRDYCYLGFFLKYH comes from the exons ATGGCTAGCAAGGAACAAGATGATCAGTCTCAATCAGATGTTGCTCATGATCATGAATCACAAACAACTCCAAAACAAGGAGGTTGGATCACATTTCCCTTCATCATAg GGAATGTATTTGGGATGTCATTGATATTCAGTGGAACCATGGGGAACTTCATAGTATATCTGATAAAACACTACAACTTCAAGAGCATAGACGCAGCTCAGctcttcaacatcatcaatgGCTCCTCCAGCTTCTCACCCTTGCTCGGCGCCATCATCTCCGACTCCTTCTTCGGCTGCCTCCCCGTCATCACCTTCTCTACAGTAGCCTCTCTCTTT AGTATGATCTTACTCACACTCACAGCCGGAATCAAAGCATTTAGACCAACAAACTCGCACACTGCGGCGAGCAGTGGCCAACTAGCACTTTTATACACAGCCTTAGCCTTACTCGTTGTGGGGACTGGTGGCTCACGGTTCAACACAATGACCATGGGAGCTGACCAGTTGAGCAATGTGGATGATCAAAACATCTTCTTCAATTGGTACTTTATAGTTTTCTACATGGCAGGAGTCATTGGAAACACTGTTATTACCTACATTGAAGATAGCATTAGCTGGGAGCTTGGATATGGGATTTGTTCAGCAGTGAATGCTCTGGTTGTTCTGTTTATGCTTCTTGGAGTGAAGTATTATCGTCGGCCAGGGATGAAAGAGAACCCATTTACGGCAATTGTACGTGTCATTGTGGCTGGGATTAGGAAGAGAAAGCTTACATTGCCGGCGGAGACAGAGACAGTGACTTACTACCACCGGCCATCGGAGAAAGCTGATCAACCACCTTCTCAAACTTTCAGGCGAGATTATTGTTATCTTGGTTTCTTCTTAAAATACCATTGA